Proteins from one candidate division KSB1 bacterium genomic window:
- a CDS encoding SHOCT domain-containing protein, whose translation MHGYGTGFMGWGWILGLVVLGLIIWAVVRSAQNSNTSPREPKSALDILKERYALGEIDKQEFEEKKRDLTG comes from the coding sequence ATGCATGGATACGGAACGGGATTTATGGGATGGGGCTGGATATTGGGCCTGGTTGTTCTGGGGTTGATCATCTGGGCTGTGGTGCGTTCCGCCCAAAACTCGAACACCTCTCCGAGAGAGCCAAAATCAGCTTTGGACATACTCAAAGAACGCTATGCCCTGGGCGAAATCGATAAACAGGAATTCGAAGAAAAGAAGCGTGATCTAACTGGATAA
- the pbpC gene encoding penicillin-binding protein 1C: MTKKSLDIRRISAPKIFTLLIIIFIWLLIPPAPFSDISYSRIVTDRQNNMLRVTLAKDEQYRFPPDSLDLPEKYVRAVLTFEDKRFFSHHGIDPLALLNAVRINLQSGRIVRGGSTLSMQIARLDHPKPRTLFNKLRECLTALKLSLHFSKHDQLILYAAHVPMGGNTVGLQAASLRYFDKPPRDLTWAEAALFAVLPNSPSMINLDRQRSRLLQKRNHLLQRLYRTHRLDSLSCHLACREPLPRLPERMVFKAPHLCTQALAQESGHRICTTLDSDIQHQLNLILDSYAGFFSTHGIRNYAALVAETATGRVRGYVGSQGFFKLPGGQVDGVQAARSTGSLLKPFLAACAMDRGPYTLTTKLPDVPAFFGNFSPQNASGTCHGLVSLDIMLRYSLNIPAVFLLQDYGMDRFYYNLTDAGLTSLNRSPEEYGLSLILGGAEASLWECCGLFASLGNLGRSTPLRWNAEPQHPAAAVCSPGAAWLTLQALATVDRPGTEFYWPFFNNQIPVAWKTGTSYGQRDAWAIGVNSQYVIGVWAGHFSGQGNTDLYGSSAAGPVLFKLFNQLCRSNQPLWPEKPESDLRLKAVCPVSGLSPSPWCPDTIRVEAPAVAWESKTCSFHKRYILDSNGYQVCSQCWTPSDTVWCTRTIYPPPVRQLMQRQNRMVESPPRHHPDCPAVHRERQFAIEYPIPDIRIQIPRTFSGTFEPVIFKAKHATPSMHLFWYLNGSFLAETREPHNVKVNLPAGEHQLTVQDQTGAVRRVRFQAFR; this comes from the coding sequence TTGACAAAAAAATCACTTGACATCCGCCGAATCAGCGCACCTAAAATATTTACGCTCCTGATTATCATTTTCATCTGGCTGCTCATTCCTCCGGCGCCGTTTTCGGATATATCCTATTCGCGTATCGTCACCGACCGGCAAAATAACATGCTGCGCGTTACGCTGGCCAAAGATGAACAATACCGGTTTCCGCCGGATTCTCTGGACTTGCCGGAAAAATATGTGCGGGCGGTGCTGACGTTTGAAGACAAGCGTTTTTTCTCGCATCACGGCATAGACCCGTTAGCGCTGCTGAACGCTGTCCGGATCAATCTGCAGAGCGGCCGCATTGTCCGCGGCGGCAGCACCCTGAGCATGCAGATAGCCCGACTGGATCACCCGAAACCGCGTACCCTGTTCAATAAACTGCGCGAGTGCCTGACCGCGCTGAAACTGAGTCTGCATTTCAGCAAACATGACCAGCTGATCCTGTATGCGGCGCATGTGCCCATGGGCGGCAATACCGTCGGTCTGCAGGCCGCATCTTTACGCTACTTTGATAAACCGCCCAGAGACCTCACCTGGGCGGAAGCCGCGCTTTTTGCGGTTCTCCCCAACTCGCCATCTATGATCAATCTGGACAGACAACGCAGCCGTTTGCTGCAAAAACGCAATCATCTGCTGCAGCGGCTGTACCGCACTCACAGGTTGGACTCCCTGAGCTGTCATCTTGCCTGCCGGGAACCGTTACCCCGGCTGCCGGAACGTATGGTGTTCAAAGCGCCGCATCTTTGCACCCAGGCGCTGGCACAGGAATCCGGACACCGTATTTGCACCACCCTGGACTCTGACATTCAACACCAACTAAATCTGATCCTCGATTCCTATGCGGGATTTTTTTCCACCCACGGCATCCGCAATTACGCCGCCCTTGTTGCAGAAACCGCCACCGGCCGGGTGCGCGGCTATGTCGGGTCCCAGGGATTCTTTAAATTGCCCGGCGGTCAGGTGGACGGCGTGCAGGCCGCACGCTCCACCGGCAGCCTGCTCAAACCGTTTCTGGCTGCCTGTGCCATGGACCGGGGTCCGTATACCCTGACGACAAAACTGCCGGATGTACCTGCATTTTTCGGCAATTTTTCACCGCAAAACGCCTCCGGAACGTGTCACGGACTGGTAAGTCTGGACATCATGCTGCGATATTCCCTGAACATCCCGGCCGTGTTTCTGCTGCAGGATTACGGCATGGACCGCTTTTATTACAACCTCACGGATGCGGGATTGACCAGCCTGAACCGGTCGCCGGAAGAATACGGACTGTCCCTGATTCTGGGCGGCGCCGAAGCGTCGCTGTGGGAATGTTGCGGACTGTTTGCATCCCTGGGAAATCTCGGCCGCAGTACGCCTCTGCGCTGGAATGCGGAGCCTCAGCATCCCGCTGCAGCCGTCTGTTCCCCCGGCGCCGCCTGGCTGACATTGCAAGCGCTCGCAACTGTCGATCGTCCCGGAACGGAATTTTACTGGCCGTTTTTCAACAATCAGATTCCCGTGGCCTGGAAAACCGGTACCAGTTACGGTCAGCGCGACGCCTGGGCGATCGGCGTCAACTCACAATACGTGATTGGCGTATGGGCCGGACACTTTTCCGGGCAAGGCAATACCGATCTGTACGGCTCCAGCGCCGCCGGTCCGGTGCTGTTTAAACTGTTTAATCAGCTCTGCCGCAGCAACCAACCTCTGTGGCCGGAAAAACCGGAATCCGATCTGCGGCTGAAAGCCGTATGTCCGGTCAGCGGTCTTTCGCCTTCCCCCTGGTGTCCGGACACCATTCGCGTTGAAGCGCCTGCTGTCGCCTGGGAATCCAAGACCTGTTCCTTCCACAAACGCTATATTCTGGACAGCAACGGATATCAAGTGTGTTCACAATGCTGGACCCCTTCCGATACCGTGTGGTGTACACGCACCATCTATCCGCCGCCCGTCCGACAGCTTATGCAGCGTCAAAATCGCATGGTGGAATCGCCGCCGCGACATCATCCGGATTGTCCGGCAGTTCACCGTGAGCGTCAATTTGCCATCGAATATCCCATCCCGGACATTCGCATTCAGATTCCGCGCACGTTCAGCGGCACCTTTGAACCGGTGATCTTTAAGGCAAAACACGCCACTCCCTCTATGCATCTGTTCTGGTACCTGAACGGTTCATTTCTGGCAGAAACCCGCGAACCGCATAATGTAAAAGTAAATCTGCCGGCCGGTGAACACCAACTAACTGTGCAGGATCAAACCGGGGCCGTACGTCGAGTCCGATTTCAGGCATTCAGATAA
- a CDS encoding FlgD immunoglobulin-like domain containing protein, which yields MNNIQPVLTYKKMISLSIFFEFGICILHLSFVLYDLAQNSRVEIILYNMNGQQITTLYNGRRSAGQHELHWNGCGTDGALLPAGVYLLQMRAGSFRDTQKLLYIK from the coding sequence ATGAACAACATCCAACCCGTATTAACATACAAAAAAATGATCTCTCTGTCAATATTTTTTGAATTCGGTATATGTATTCTGCATCTGTCATTCGTATTATATGATCTGGCGCAGAACAGCCGGGTTGAGATTATCCTCTACAATATGAACGGACAGCAGATCACAACCCTGTATAACGGCCGCCGGTCTGCCGGACAACACGAATTGCATTGGAACGGCTGCGGCACAGACGGCGCCCTGTTACCTGCAGGCGTCTATCTGCTGCAGATGCGTGCGGGCTCGTTTCGCGACACACAGAAACTGCTCTATATCAAATAA
- a CDS encoding sigma-70 family RNA polymerase sigma factor — MYSGEAYTLSESVKIELKEKIESAWLLVYSKFNLQILEVCYWFCRNREDAKDIRNETLRIFQHIRTFDIQRPFYPWLLSICRNLCVDYCRKKRPVCLDPNDIEYSMLVYPANIYRERPRLGQIYTAMADLTPCQRRCLLLFYFKGYSYKEIAKISGFCQKSPFFYSKRSATHPGFYSKGGEHVIQRQKHKDFTVETE, encoded by the coding sequence ATGTATAGCGGGGAAGCGTACACTCTGAGTGAATCTGTAAAGATTGAGTTGAAAGAAAAAATAGAGTCCGCCTGGTTGCTGGTGTATTCAAAATTTAATTTGCAGATACTTGAAGTTTGTTACTGGTTTTGCCGGAACCGGGAAGATGCCAAAGATATCAGGAATGAAACTTTGCGCATTTTTCAGCATATCCGGACGTTTGATATACAGCGTCCGTTTTACCCCTGGCTTTTAAGCATCTGCAGGAATTTGTGTGTTGATTATTGCCGTAAAAAGCGTCCGGTTTGCCTGGATCCGAACGATATCGAGTACAGCATGTTGGTTTATCCTGCGAATATTTACAGAGAGCGGCCCCGTCTGGGGCAAATATATACGGCAATGGCTGATCTGACGCCCTGTCAACGCCGATGTCTTTTGCTTTTTTATTTTAAGGGCTATTCCTATAAAGAAATTGCAAAAATATCCGGATTTTGTCAAAAAAGTCCGTTCTTTTATTCAAAACGGTCGGCGACGCATCCGGGTTTTTACAGCAAAGGCGGAGAGCATGTGATTCAACGCCAAAAGCATAAAGATTTCACTGTTGAAACGGAATGA
- a CDS encoding two-component regulator propeller domain-containing protein — protein MSISQTDMATPKSILWIILFTLLFCNLSALFALDPEKSIAQYGHSLWLPMNGLPANKVNVSLQSHDGYLWFGTSAGLFRFDGVSFDSIRTEPSQKPDGSITALARSRDNGLWVGTKWTGFRHLKDGQVRRHALLEGFFNTQINALIESADHRPLIGTSIGLYRLDSTMYTPLMLEPNYVTALAIDNSGRIWAGTHEGVFILDAAGQQILKQIKQHDGLPHNNITCLHFDRQSIMWIGTANGLARVMNDKTVKTYAQGERINVVYKDKDNNLWTGTRSGLNRLSSGDTWSRFTKNDGLTDNNVLSITEDHENNLWVCTSDGLNQFKNINLTTYTTYDGLYNNFISSIVESPDNSLYFCSSQSASITKFGKDKSVFNEIPVGPVYVARDSSIWTGQTGALSKLKNGIIRQYSTRDGLPDKWISAITEDDRSLIIYFDHVGIRRFVEGRLEPYLMADGKPYPNREYMTCFHYAKDGALWIGMADSLVRIRNGVSRHFTTRDGLANNWVSSIYEDKDSTLWISSPQGGLTRYRNGEFIAFSYKDGLFTNEIYCVLGDDQGGLWLSSPVGIGHVEKKELAEFAAGHTDSLHCKVYGVQEGMKTKACFGDWQPSGWKAHDGSLWFATSKGAVKIVPGTFKSNQTPPPVHIESIRSDEIRSYRESNTTFAAGTQKLEFHYTALSFKEPQNVRFKYKIEGYDKNWVNAGTRRSAFYTNLPPGDYAFRVIACNNDGVWNTQGAAINFVLQPHFYQTPGFYILIFFLVAGAIYAIFRWRIHRHLEQERILNERIKEATAHIKTLSGLLPICANCKKIRHDDGYWEQLEGYIQTRSELQFSHGICPDCMQKLYPDYTDEESE, from the coding sequence ATGTCAATTTCCCAAACAGATATGGCAACTCCTAAATCTATTTTGTGGATCATTCTATTCACGTTGTTATTCTGCAATCTCTCTGCACTGTTTGCACTTGATCCTGAAAAATCCATTGCTCAATACGGCCACTCTTTATGGCTCCCCATGAACGGTCTGCCCGCGAATAAAGTAAATGTGAGTCTACAATCCCACGACGGTTATCTTTGGTTTGGAACGTCCGCCGGTCTGTTTCGTTTTGACGGGGTGAGTTTCGATTCCATCCGCACAGAGCCAAGTCAAAAGCCCGACGGTTCTATCACCGCACTGGCTCGATCCCGGGACAATGGCCTGTGGGTGGGCACCAAATGGACCGGATTCAGGCATTTGAAAGACGGCCAGGTCCGGAGGCACGCACTTTTAGAAGGTTTTTTCAACACACAGATCAACGCCCTCATCGAATCCGCAGATCACAGACCGCTGATCGGAACTTCTATCGGGTTGTATCGACTCGACAGTACCATGTATACGCCTTTGATGCTCGAACCCAATTATGTTACGGCTCTTGCCATCGATAATTCAGGCCGAATATGGGCCGGAACCCACGAGGGAGTATTTATCCTGGATGCGGCGGGCCAACAGATTCTAAAACAAATCAAACAACACGACGGCCTTCCCCACAACAATATTACTTGCCTGCATTTTGACAGACAGTCGATCATGTGGATCGGTACAGCCAATGGACTGGCGCGTGTAATGAACGACAAAACTGTAAAAACCTATGCACAGGGTGAACGCATCAATGTCGTTTACAAAGATAAAGACAATAATTTGTGGACAGGAACGCGTAGCGGATTGAACCGATTGAGCAGCGGCGACACCTGGTCACGTTTTACAAAAAACGACGGCCTGACCGATAATAATGTCCTGTCCATCACCGAAGATCACGAAAACAATCTCTGGGTATGCACCTCAGACGGTCTGAATCAGTTCAAAAATATCAACCTGACAACATACACGACCTATGACGGATTGTACAACAATTTTATTTCAAGTATTGTCGAATCTCCGGACAACAGCCTGTATTTCTGCAGCAGCCAATCGGCCAGCATTACAAAATTCGGAAAGGATAAAAGCGTATTTAATGAAATACCAGTCGGCCCTGTATACGTGGCGCGCGATTCTAGTATCTGGACCGGACAAACGGGCGCACTCTCGAAACTGAAAAACGGAATCATCAGGCAATACTCAACCCGCGACGGCCTTCCGGATAAATGGATATCGGCCATCACCGAAGACGACCGCAGCTTAATTATATATTTTGATCATGTCGGAATCCGACGATTTGTCGAGGGAAGACTCGAACCTTACCTGATGGCTGACGGCAAGCCTTATCCAAACCGCGAATATATGACCTGTTTTCATTATGCAAAGGACGGGGCACTGTGGATCGGTATGGCGGATTCGCTGGTCCGTATCCGCAATGGCGTCAGCCGTCACTTTACGACGCGGGACGGGCTTGCCAACAACTGGGTGAGTTCTATTTATGAAGACAAGGACTCGACATTGTGGATCAGCTCTCCACAGGGCGGATTGACCCGCTATCGAAACGGCGAATTTATCGCATTTTCCTACAAAGATGGCTTGTTCACCAATGAAATTTACTGCGTACTCGGAGATGATCAGGGAGGATTATGGTTGAGCAGTCCGGTTGGCATTGGCCACGTAGAGAAAAAAGAATTGGCCGAATTTGCCGCAGGTCATACCGATTCTCTGCACTGCAAAGTCTATGGTGTCCAGGAGGGCATGAAAACAAAAGCATGTTTTGGCGACTGGCAACCGTCCGGATGGAAAGCGCACGACGGGTCGCTCTGGTTTGCCACCTCAAAAGGTGCCGTTAAAATTGTGCCGGGCACGTTTAAAAGCAACCAGACACCGCCGCCGGTTCACATAGAATCGATACGCAGCGATGAAATCAGATCTTATCGAGAAAGCAACACCACCTTTGCGGCAGGTACGCAAAAACTTGAATTTCATTACACCGCTTTGAGCTTTAAAGAACCTCAAAATGTTCGGTTTAAATACAAAATAGAGGGATATGATAAAAATTGGGTTAACGCCGGAACCCGTCGCTCAGCCTTTTATACGAATTTACCGCCCGGTGATTACGCATTCCGGGTCATCGCCTGCAATAACGACGGCGTCTGGAACACCCAAGGTGCAGCGATAAATTTTGTACTACAGCCGCATTTTTATCAAACCCCGGGATTTTATATTTTAATCTTTTTCCTGGTTGCGGGCGCTATTTACGCTATCTTTCGCTGGCGAATCCACCGGCACCTTGAACAGGAACGTATCCTCAATGAACGCATCAAAGAGGCCACAGCCCATATTAAGACATTAAGCGGACTGCTTCCGATTTGCGCCAATTGTAAAAAGATCCGTCACGATGACGGCTATTGGGAACAGCTGGAAGGCTATATACAAACCCGTTCCGAACTGCAGTTTTCACACGGTATCTGTCCGGACTGTATGCAAAAATTGTATCCTGATTACACTGACGAAGAATCTGAATAG